GGCGTCCTCGATCTCTTCTTGGCTCGCAGGCATCTCCAGACGGGTGCGGCGGTAAAGCAGGGTGACATGCTGTGCCCCCAGACGAAGCGCAGTACGGGCAGCATCAATCGCTGTGTTGCCTCCCCCGACCACTACCACCTTCTGCCCGATGGCTGGTAATCGGCCGGTATTGGCTTGTTCCAGGAAGGAAACCCCATCGATGACCCGGGCTGAACCGACCACCTTCACGCCCGTGCTGGTAGCCGCCCAGGCCCCCGTAGACACAAAGACCGCATCGAAACCGGCCGTCAGCAGTTGTTGCGCCGAGGCCACCCGGCTGTTGGTTTTAATTTCTACCCCCCGCGCGGTGATCACCGCGATTTCTCGCTCGATCACTTCATTGGGCAGACGATACGCGGGAATACAGTAACGCATCATTCCGCCAGGTAAAGCCCGAGCCTCAAAAATCGTCACCCTGTGCCCCTTACCGGCTAGGTAATAGGCCACAGTCAAACCACAGGGCCCCGCCCCAACCACCGCCACCTTTTTGCCTGTTGAGGTGACCTTCGGCAAACGATCCGACCAAGAACCGGTACTGTTTTCAGCGGCTGCCCTTTTCAACAGCCGAATTGCTACCGGCTCGTCCCACTGGCGCCGGGTGCACTTCAGTTCGCAAGGATGTATACAGGCGTAACCACAGACCGAGGGGAATGGTATACTTTCGCGGATCACAGCCAGGGCCTCGTCAAACTTGCCTTCTCTGATGTACCTGATGTAGCGCGGTACGTCAACGCCAGCCGGACACGCGGCCCGGCATGGGGCGGTCTTACCTTTCTTTCCCGTTGCTTCTCCCATGATCTCCTTCTTCAACTCCTTCCCACCGAATCTATTTGGTTACCAGGGTAACGCCGCGGTGCAGCGCCTGAACGTTCATTTCCGCTACTGGCCCGGTGAAGCGGGCTCTAATCACTGTTTCCAGGCTTTCGGGCCGGACCACCCCGGTCAACGCACTCATGGCCCCCAAAGCAATCATATTGGCTGTCCCGGGATGGCCCAGCTCCTGCGCCATCTCGGTAAAAGGGAAACCGTACAAGTTCTGGCCAGTGCGGCCGGATAAGAGCGTCGTATCGTAAAAAATCGGCACTCCTGACGCATTGGCGGAGTACTTCGACATCGCCTCTTCGGTCAGCGCCAGAATCAAGTCAGGTTTCTCGACCTGCTGAAAAATGATTTCCTCCCGGTCAATAATAACCTCGGCTATGGATAAGCCACCCCGGCTGGCGATTCCATAAGACTGGGTTTGCACCACGTTTTTCCCTTCCAGGATGGCTGCCTCGCCCAGCATGATCCCGCACACAATCAACCCCTGACCGCCAGAACCCGCCAGGATAACTTCGTAGCGCTCCTTCACGCCAAAATCCCACCTTTCTTACGAATTCAGCGCCTTCGCGCGGATCTCCTCATACCTGGTGTTAAAGTCAGGGACATCCCGGTCAACCAACTTACCGATGACAAAGTAGCCATCCCGCATCTCCTCCGGTAACTGTTCGTACTCGGCTGGTGTCACTCCTTTTTCTTTCAGCCAGTGCAGCATGGCGATCGGCACCTTCATTTGATTGTTGGGTCCATAGTGCGTAGAACAAGGACTCACTACCTCAACCAACGAAAACCCTTTCTTGTTCAGGGCCTCTTTTATGAGGTGTTGCAACATGGGTCCGTGGTAGACCGTCCCCCGGGCCACATAATTGGCGCCCGCCGCGGCGGCCAGAGCACACACGTCCAACTCGCGCTCCGGGTTGCCATAGACAGTTGTACTGGTATAACGGTCGGCCGGGGTGGTCGCGGAAAACTGTCCACCGGTCATCCCATAATTGAAATTGTTCACCACGATGGCAGTCACATCAATATTGCGCCGGGCGGCGTGGATGAAATGGTTACCCCCGATGGTCACCCCGTCGCCATCACCCATTAATACCACCACGTGCAGTTCAGGTCTGACTGCTTTAATCCCCGTGGCAAAGGCCAAAGCGCGTCCGTGGGTGGTGTGCAGGGCGTTAGTCGTCACGTAGTCGTCGGCTTTCCCCCAGCAGCCAATTCCGGTCACCACCACCGTGTCTTCATTCGCATAGCCCAGTTCTTCAAAAGCACGTAACAAAGCGCTGAGGACAATGCCATTACCACAGCCCGAGCACCACATCAAGGGGAGACTTCCTGGTCGCAAAAATTTTCTTCCCGTCACGTAGGACACGATGACACCTCCTCCTTCAATTCTGCCTTATTACTTTCAGAATGTCTTGTGGCGTAATGATCTGGCCGTTAAACTGATTGACTCGTCTGATATCTACATCTGGCCCCAGGACCCGCTGCACTTCGCCGGCCACTTGACCAGCGTAGTTCATCTCCGGGACCACGATCATTCTGGCCCGGGCGGCCAGCGTAGCCAGTTCACGATCTGGGAAAGGCCAGATGGTGATGAGTTGCAACACTCCGGCTTTGATCCCTTCTTGTCGGGCGTGCCGGGCTGCGGCCCGTGCCGCTCTGGTGGTAGCACCGAACGTGACCATCAGCACTTCCGCATCATCGACTTCAAAACCTCTGGTCCTGACAATTTCGTCTCGGTAACGGTCGATTTTTTGGTGGAGTTGGGCAATTTTCCAGGCGGCGTTAGCCGGGTTATTATTGCTGACTCCTTCGGCGCCATGCATGGAACTGGTTACATGAAAAACGTACTCACTGCCATAGGCAGCCAGCGGGGCAATGCCGTCCTCCTCGGGAGCAAAGGGCCGGTACTGTTCTGGTGGACCCGTTGGTTTTTTGCGGTCAATTACCGCGATCTCGCCTGGAGCAGGGATAGCAAAGTTTTCTCGCATGTGGGCCACGATTTCATCAGCTGCCAGCACTACAGGCACCCGGTATTTTTCCGCCAGATTGAACGCCTGGACCGTCAAGGTAAAACATTCTTGTACCGAGGCCGGCGATAAAGCAATCAAGGTCTGATCACCGTGACGCCCCCACCGGATCTGCATAATGTCTGCTTGCGCGGGTTTGGTGGCTAACCCGGTACTGGGGCCAACCCGCTGAACATTAACGATCACGCAGGGCACCTCGGCTGCAATCGCCAGTCCCAGGTTCTCCTGCATCAAAGAAAACCCTGGGCCACTGGTGGCAGTGAACGATTTCACACCGGCCAGGGAAGCGCCCACGATGGCTCCCATGCTGGCGATTTCGTCCTCCATCTGCATATACACCCCACCTAATTTAGGCAACTGCCGCGCGCACTCTTCCGCGATCTCTGAAGATGGAGTAATCGGATAACCAGCAAAAAACCTGGCCCCCGCGTAAAGCGCACCTTCAGCAATAGCCTGGTTACCCTGGAGCAGTCTTACTGTTCCTGGCAATATTAACCCCTCCATTTCCATTATCTTCTTCTATTAAATTTTACCATGAGCCAGATATTACTGCATTAAAACCACCTAATTTTTTAATCAACTCACAATATTAGTTGTTATCTAGCCCTTGATAAGCTTGATAAAGCAGTTCCATAGGGTGCATGACCTTGATCGGCCAACCTTTTTGGTTGATTCCATAACTGATTTGGGTCAGACAACTCGGGCAAGCCGCCGCAACCACCTGGGCACCAGTCTGGTTAATGTTCGCCAGTTTGCGTTCGAGAATTTTCATCGCCAGATCATAATGGGTCAGGGCAAAAGTCCCCGAGCCACCACAACAGGCATCAGCACCAGTCATTTCCACCAATTCTACCCCGGGAATTTGCTTAAGCAACCGGCGGGGTTCCTGCGTTATCCCCTGCGCCCTGGCCAGGTGACAGGCATCGTGATAGGTCACCCGCCATTTTCCTGGTGAGTGGGGTGGAGCAATATTGCCAATCGCTCGCTCAATAAACACCTGAACGTCCGCGATGTTTTGATCCCATTCCCCGTTGAACAGATCACGGTAAAGCGGACCCCGCAGGGTGGAGGTACACGAGGCGCAATCGCTGATCACAGCGTCAACATCCAGGGCCTGCAGAACCGCGGCATTTTGGGCCGCCAGTTGCTTCGCCGTTTCCGCTTCTCCATTCGCCAGGGAAGGCAGGCCACAACACTTAATGTCCCGCGGGATTACCACCTCACAGCCCATTCTGGTCAAGACGCCTACCGTGGCCACCGCTACCCGGGGATAAAGCAAGTCAGTCGCACACCCCAAAAAGTAGGCTACACGGTACTTTCTCGCCCCAACTGCCGGGCTAACCGGTGGAAGTTGCTCCCGGGCCGCTCTGTCCGGAATCTTTCCCAGAATTCGTTCCGCCTTCGGCAGATCGCCGGGCAGCAACCGGGTCAACCCCAGGGCACGCCCCAAACTGACCATTCCCAGTTTCTGACCGTAACGAAGACTAGCCACCGTTAGCCGCAGTTTTTTCGGGTTAGCCCAAAGGTTCTGAAAAACCCAGCGTTTGGTCCTGGAAGAATTATATCTGGCGGTTTCCGCCCGGGCTGCCGTGATCATCTCAGCCACGGGAATGGCCGAAGGGCAGATCTGCCGGCAAGACTCGCAGAGCAGACAATTAAACATTTTCTC
This region of Bacillota bacterium genomic DNA includes:
- a CDS encoding FAD-dependent oxidoreductase, producing MKKEIMGEATGKKGKTAPCRAACPAGVDVPRYIRYIREGKFDEALAVIRESIPFPSVCGYACIHPCELKCTRRQWDEPVAIRLLKRAAAENSTGSWSDRLPKVTSTGKKVAVVGAGPCGLTVAYYLAGKGHRVTIFEARALPGGMMRYCIPAYRLPNEVIEREIAVITARGVEIKTNSRVASAQQLLTAGFDAVFVSTGAWAATSTGVKVVGSARVIDGVSFLEQANTGRLPAIGQKVVVVGGGNTAIDAARTALRLGAQHVTLLYRRTRLEMPASQEEIEDALAEGIQLVSLAAPVELADNLLVARRMRLGEKDSSGRPRPVPVPGSEFTLACDLLIEAVGQVAEASAVGLAGRPDGTIAVDPITLATSQPGIFAAGDAVTGPSSIIQAIAQGRQAAVSIDRFLGGDGVIAEKFVDEPEVAAVETAPMGSTRPPVETLPLAERRGGFAPVEQGYDVATAMAEAVRCLDCDLRSYQVEVDFALCKDCGYCQEICDMGVYENSPSYNASGYRPMVAAHPEQCVGCLRCLMICPDFAVRVTQ
- a CDS encoding 2-oxoacid:ferredoxin oxidoreductase subunit gamma — translated: MKERYEVILAGSGGQGLIVCGIMLGEAAILEGKNVVQTQSYGIASRGGLSIAEVIIDREEIIFQQVEKPDLILALTEEAMSKYSANASGVPIFYDTTLLSGRTGQNLYGFPFTEMAQELGHPGTANMIALGAMSALTGVVRPESLETVIRARFTGPVAEMNVQALHRGVTLVTK
- a CDS encoding 2-oxoacid:ferredoxin oxidoreductase subunit beta, which gives rise to MWCSGCGNGIVLSALLRAFEELGYANEDTVVVTGIGCWGKADDYVTTNALHTTHGRALAFATGIKAVRPELHVVVLMGDGDGVTIGGNHFIHAARRNIDVTAIVVNNFNYGMTGGQFSATTPADRYTSTTVYGNPERELDVCALAAAAGANYVARGTVYHGPMLQHLIKEALNKKGFSLVEVVSPCSTHYGPNNQMKVPIAMLHWLKEKGVTPAEYEQLPEEMRDGYFVIGKLVDRDVPDFNTRYEEIRAKALNS
- a CDS encoding 2-oxoacid:acceptor oxidoreductase subunit alpha, which gives rise to MEGLILPGTVRLLQGNQAIAEGALYAGARFFAGYPITPSSEIAEECARQLPKLGGVYMQMEDEIASMGAIVGASLAGVKSFTATSGPGFSLMQENLGLAIAAEVPCVIVNVQRVGPSTGLATKPAQADIMQIRWGRHGDQTLIALSPASVQECFTLTVQAFNLAEKYRVPVVLAADEIVAHMRENFAIPAPGEIAVIDRKKPTGPPEQYRPFAPEEDGIAPLAAYGSEYVFHVTSSMHGAEGVSNNNPANAAWKIAQLHQKIDRYRDEIVRTRGFEVDDAEVLMVTFGATTRAARAAARHARQEGIKAGVLQLITIWPFPDRELATLAARARMIVVPEMNYAGQVAGEVQRVLGPDVDIRRVNQFNGQIITPQDILKVIRQN
- a CDS encoding (Fe-S)-binding protein is translated as MLREVPVVRDLIKRCLRCGLCKIVCPVFQEIRREDESPRGRVFYVEMLRNGELEPNNKTIHEKMFNCLLCESCRQICPSAIPVAEMITAARAETARYNSSRTKRWVFQNLWANPKKLRLTVASLRYGQKLGMVSLGRALGLTRLLPGDLPKAERILGKIPDRAAREQLPPVSPAVGARKYRVAYFLGCATDLLYPRVAVATVGVLTRMGCEVVIPRDIKCCGLPSLANGEAETAKQLAAQNAAVLQALDVDAVISDCASCTSTLRGPLYRDLFNGEWDQNIADVQVFIERAIGNIAPPHSPGKWRVTYHDACHLARAQGITQEPRRLLKQIPGVELVEMTGADACCGGSGTFALTHYDLAMKILERKLANINQTGAQVVAAACPSCLTQISYGINQKGWPIKVMHPMELLYQAYQGLDNN